In Tachyglossus aculeatus isolate mTacAcu1 chromosome 10, mTacAcu1.pri, whole genome shotgun sequence, the following proteins share a genomic window:
- the ARF3 gene encoding ADP-ribosylation factor 3: MGNIFGNLLKSLIGKKEMRILMVGLDAAGKTTILYKLKLGEIVTTIPTIGFNVETVEYKNISFTVWDVGGQDKIRPLWRHYFQNTQGLIFVVDSNDRERVNEAREELMRMLAEDELRDAVLLVFANKQDLPNAMNAAEITDKLGLHSLRHRNWYIQATCATSGDGLYEGLDWLANQLKNKK; encoded by the exons ATGGGGAACATCTTTGGGAACCTTCTCAAGAGCCTCATCGGGAAGAAGGAGATGCGCATTCTGATGGTGGGGCTGGATGCAGCCGGCAAGACCACCATTCTCTACAAGCTGAAGCTAGGAGAGATCGTCACCACCATCCCCACCATCG GCTTCAACGTGGAGACGGTCGAGTACAAGAATATCAGTTTCACGGTGTGGGACGTGGGCGGCCAGGACAAGATCCGGCCCCTGTGGAGGCACTACTTCCAGAACACCCAGG GGTTAATCTTCGTGGTGGACAGCAATGACCGGGAACGGGTGAACGAGGCCCGAGAAGAGCTGATGCGGATGCTGGCTGAGGACGAGCTGAGGGACGCTGTGCTCCTTGTCTTCGCCAACAAGCAG GACCTCCCCAACGCCATGAATGCCGCCGAGATCACAGACAAACTGGGCCTGCATTCCCTGCGCCACCGCAACTGGTACATCCAGGCCACCTGTGCCACCAGCGGCGACGGGCTCTACGAGGGTCTGGACTGGCTCGCCAACCAGCTCAAGAACAAGAAGTGA